The following are from one region of the Actinoplanes sp. L3-i22 genome:
- a CDS encoding sigma-70 family RNA polymerase sigma factor, whose amino-acid sequence MSDELLVAEFEANRARLRALAHRMLGSAAEADDAVQETWLRLSRTGGESVDNLPAWLTTVIGRVCLDMLRSRAARREDPPVPAEDPAAADPEREALLADSVGAALLVVLDTLTPAERLAFVLHDLFAVAFDEIAVVVGRSPAAARQLASRARRRVHGGSPAGAADFARQRQIVDAFLTAARGGDVAGLLELLDPDVVLRMDEAGARLGAGSGAERAARFFAGRATGAMPATIDGTAGAVVHTPFGTTIALCFTVAGDRIIAIDAITDPADSLTIELLN is encoded by the coding sequence ATGAGTGACGAACTTCTGGTCGCCGAGTTCGAGGCGAACCGGGCCCGGCTGCGCGCGCTGGCGCACCGGATGCTGGGCTCGGCCGCCGAGGCGGACGACGCGGTGCAGGAGACCTGGCTGCGGCTGAGCCGGACCGGCGGCGAGTCGGTCGACAACCTGCCCGCCTGGCTGACCACCGTGATCGGCCGGGTCTGCCTGGACATGCTGCGCTCCCGGGCGGCCCGGCGCGAGGACCCGCCGGTTCCCGCCGAGGACCCGGCGGCCGCCGACCCGGAACGGGAGGCGCTGCTGGCCGACTCGGTCGGGGCGGCGCTGCTGGTCGTGCTGGACACCCTGACGCCCGCCGAGCGCCTCGCGTTCGTGCTGCACGACCTGTTCGCGGTCGCCTTCGACGAGATCGCCGTGGTGGTGGGGCGCAGCCCGGCCGCCGCGCGGCAGCTCGCCAGCCGGGCCCGGCGCCGGGTGCACGGCGGCTCGCCGGCGGGCGCGGCCGACTTCGCCCGGCAGCGGCAGATCGTCGACGCGTTCCTGACCGCGGCGCGTGGTGGTGACGTCGCCGGGCTGCTCGAACTGCTCGACCCGGACGTCGTGCTGCGGATGGACGAGGCCGGGGCGCGGCTCGGCGCCGGGTCCGGGGCGGAGCGGGCGGCGCGGTTCTTCGCCGGGCGGGCCACGGGCGCGATGCCGGCGACGATCGACGGGACGGCCGGCGCGGTGGTGCACACGCCGTTCGGGACCACGATCGCGCTCTGCTTCACGGTCGCCGGCGACCGGATCATCGCCATCGACGCGATCACCGACCCGGCCGACTCGCTCACCATCGAGCTGCTCAACTAG
- a CDS encoding carboxymuconolactone decarboxylase family protein, which translates to MGARLTAATGPQDDVVKAVNLLYKSAHSAGVPSAVLELVHLRASQINGCGPCVDAGAKSLRKAGETDDRLFAVPVWRETPYFTDPERAALALAEYATRLADRPDPVPDPIWDEAAKHFTEEQLGAIVLWIATSNFFNRINVTTKQQAPMSWG; encoded by the coding sequence ATGGGAGCACGCCTCACCGCCGCGACCGGTCCGCAGGACGATGTGGTCAAGGCGGTCAACCTGCTCTACAAGTCGGCGCACTCGGCCGGGGTGCCGAGCGCCGTGCTGGAGTTGGTACACCTGCGGGCCAGCCAGATCAACGGCTGCGGCCCGTGTGTCGACGCGGGCGCGAAGAGCCTGCGCAAGGCCGGCGAGACCGACGACCGGCTGTTCGCGGTGCCGGTGTGGCGCGAGACGCCGTACTTCACCGACCCGGAACGGGCCGCGCTCGCCCTGGCCGAGTACGCGACCCGGCTCGCCGACCGCCCCGACCCGGTGCCGGACCCGATCTGGGACGAGGCCGCGAAGCACTTCACCGAGGAGCAGCTGGGGGCGATCGTGCTGTGGATCGCCACCAGCAACTTCTTCAACCGGATCAACGTGACCACCAAGCAGCAGGCCCCGATGAGCTGGGGCTAA
- the cobN gene encoding cobaltochelatase subunit CobN: MFLLLSTSDTDLLSARASGSAWRLANPARTGVDDLPALLSGVELIVVRILGGRRAWEEGLDALLGQEIPVVVLGGEMLPDADLMKLSSVPAGIAADAHLYLAQGGAENLAALHDFLSDTVLLTGNGFAPATESPQWGILPRAAAEIAEPAPSVAVLYYRAHHMAGNTAFVDALCQAVEAKGARALPIFTASLRTAPADLLAELRTADALVVTVLAAGGTRPATASAGGDDEAWDVGVLADLDVPILQGLCLTSSRATWEASADGLSPLDAATQVAIPEFDGRIITVPFSFKEIDPDGLSVYVADPERAARVAGIATAHARLRHIPPASRRVALMLSAYPTKHARIGNAVGLDTPASTVALLAALKERGYQVGSFADYDGDSLIHTLIAAGGQDPDWLTEEQLAANPVRIAGARYENWFATLPEDFRESVVQHWGPPPGELYTDNGDIVLAALRDENIVVMVQPPRGFGANPVAIYHDPDLPPSHHYLAAYRWVADEFGAHAVVHVGKHGNLEWLPGKNVGMSASDGTDAALGDLPLIYPFLVNDPGEGTQAKRRAHATLVDHLIPPMARAESYGDIARLEQLLDEHANIAALDPAKLPAIRAQIWTLIQAAKMDHDLGLSDRPDDEQFDDFIMHIDGWLCEVKDVQIRDGLHVLGAAPTGEARVNLVLAMLRARQMWAGQVAALPGLREALGLAEDASTAETDAIEAEARALIIAMEEAGWPSDVSEISDNDDVRRVLEFAATEVVPRLARTTDELTNVLHALDGGYVPAGPSGSPLRGLINVLPTGRNFYSVDPKAIPSSLAWETGQAMADSLLARYRKDYGEWPKSVGLSAWGTSAMRTAGDDIAEILALIGVRPVWDPASRRVTGLEPITREELDRPRIDVTVRISGFFRDAFPHVVAMLDDAFTLVAALDEPDNYVREHALRDQGEHGDWRRATMRIFGSRPGAYGAGILPLLDSRNWRDDADLAEVYAVWGGFAYGRDLDGVPARADMENAYRRMDIAAKNIDTREHDIMDSDDYFQYHGGMIATVRALTGKAPAAYIGDSTNPDATRTRSLTEETARIFRARVVNPRWIAAMRRHGYKGAFELAATVDYLFGYDATAGVVTDWMYEQVAATYALDAENQEFMKRSNPWALHGITERLLEAAERKLWDSPSPDTLTALQQLYLETEGDLEDGPA, encoded by the coding sequence GTGTTTCTGCTGCTGTCGACGTCCGACACGGACCTGCTCAGCGCCCGGGCCAGCGGCTCGGCCTGGCGGCTCGCCAACCCGGCTCGCACCGGGGTCGACGACCTGCCGGCCCTGCTGTCCGGGGTCGAGCTGATCGTGGTCCGCATCCTCGGCGGCCGCCGGGCCTGGGAGGAGGGCCTGGACGCGCTGCTCGGCCAGGAGATCCCGGTGGTGGTCCTGGGCGGCGAGATGCTGCCGGACGCGGACCTGATGAAGCTCTCCTCGGTCCCGGCCGGCATCGCCGCGGACGCGCACCTCTACCTGGCGCAGGGCGGCGCGGAGAATCTCGCCGCGCTGCACGACTTCCTCTCCGACACCGTGCTGCTCACCGGCAACGGGTTCGCGCCGGCCACGGAGAGCCCGCAGTGGGGCATCCTGCCGCGCGCCGCGGCCGAGATCGCCGAGCCCGCCCCGAGCGTCGCGGTGCTCTATTACCGCGCGCACCACATGGCCGGCAACACCGCGTTCGTCGACGCGTTGTGCCAGGCCGTCGAGGCCAAGGGCGCCCGTGCGCTGCCCATTTTCACTGCCTCTTTGCGTACGGCGCCGGCCGACCTGCTCGCCGAGCTCCGCACGGCGGACGCCCTGGTCGTGACGGTGCTCGCGGCCGGCGGCACCCGTCCGGCCACGGCGAGCGCCGGCGGCGACGACGAGGCGTGGGACGTCGGCGTCCTGGCCGATCTGGACGTCCCGATCCTGCAGGGCCTGTGCCTGACCAGCTCGCGCGCCACCTGGGAGGCGAGCGCCGACGGCCTGTCCCCGCTGGACGCGGCGACCCAGGTGGCGATCCCGGAGTTCGACGGGCGGATCATCACGGTCCCGTTCTCGTTCAAGGAGATCGACCCCGACGGCCTGTCGGTGTACGTGGCGGACCCCGAGCGCGCCGCCCGGGTCGCCGGGATCGCGACCGCCCACGCGCGTCTGCGGCACATCCCGCCCGCTTCCCGCCGCGTGGCGCTGATGCTCTCGGCCTACCCGACCAAGCACGCGCGGATCGGCAACGCGGTCGGCCTGGACACGCCCGCCTCGACGGTCGCCCTGCTGGCCGCGTTGAAGGAGCGTGGCTACCAGGTCGGTTCCTTCGCCGACTACGACGGCGACAGCCTGATCCACACCCTGATCGCGGCCGGCGGGCAGGACCCGGACTGGCTGACCGAGGAGCAGCTGGCCGCCAACCCGGTGCGGATCGCGGGCGCCCGCTACGAGAACTGGTTCGCGACCCTTCCCGAGGATTTCCGGGAGAGCGTCGTCCAGCACTGGGGCCCGCCGCCCGGCGAGCTGTACACCGACAACGGCGACATCGTGCTCGCCGCGCTGCGGGACGAGAACATCGTCGTGATGGTGCAGCCGCCGCGTGGTTTCGGGGCCAACCCGGTCGCCATCTACCACGACCCGGACCTGCCGCCGAGCCATCACTACCTGGCCGCCTACCGCTGGGTCGCCGACGAGTTCGGCGCGCACGCCGTGGTGCACGTGGGCAAGCACGGCAACCTGGAGTGGCTGCCCGGCAAGAACGTGGGCATGTCCGCCTCGGACGGCACCGACGCGGCCCTCGGCGACCTGCCGCTGATCTACCCGTTCCTGGTCAACGACCCGGGCGAGGGGACGCAGGCGAAGCGCCGGGCGCACGCCACGCTGGTCGACCACCTGATCCCGCCGATGGCCCGGGCCGAGTCCTACGGCGACATCGCCCGCCTGGAGCAGCTGCTCGACGAGCACGCCAACATCGCGGCGCTGGACCCGGCGAAGCTGCCGGCCATCCGGGCGCAGATCTGGACCCTGATCCAGGCCGCGAAGATGGACCACGACCTGGGGCTCTCCGACCGGCCCGACGACGAGCAGTTCGACGACTTCATCATGCACATCGACGGCTGGCTGTGCGAGGTCAAGGACGTGCAGATCCGGGACGGGCTGCACGTGCTGGGCGCGGCGCCGACCGGCGAGGCCCGGGTGAACCTGGTGCTGGCGATGCTCCGGGCCCGGCAGATGTGGGCCGGTCAGGTCGCCGCGCTCCCGGGTCTGCGGGAGGCGCTGGGCCTGGCCGAGGATGCTTCCACGGCCGAGACCGACGCGATCGAGGCCGAGGCGCGCGCGTTGATCATCGCGATGGAAGAGGCCGGCTGGCCGTCCGATGTGTCGGAAATCTCGGACAATGACGACGTGCGGCGGGTGCTGGAGTTCGCCGCGACCGAGGTCGTGCCCCGGCTCGCCCGGACCACCGACGAGCTGACCAACGTGCTGCACGCGCTGGACGGCGGCTACGTCCCGGCCGGCCCCAGCGGCTCCCCGCTGCGCGGCCTGATCAACGTGCTGCCGACCGGGCGCAACTTCTACTCGGTCGACCCGAAGGCCATCCCCAGCAGCCTGGCCTGGGAGACCGGCCAGGCAATGGCCGACTCCCTGCTGGCCCGCTACCGCAAGGACTACGGAGAGTGGCCGAAATCGGTCGGCCTCTCCGCGTGGGGGACCAGCGCGATGCGGACCGCCGGCGACGACATCGCCGAGATCCTGGCGCTGATCGGGGTCCGCCCGGTCTGGGACCCGGCGTCCCGGCGGGTCACCGGCCTGGAGCCGATCACGCGCGAGGAGCTCGACCGCCCGCGGATCGACGTGACGGTCCGCATCTCCGGCTTCTTCCGGGACGCGTTCCCGCATGTCGTGGCGATGCTCGACGACGCGTTCACGCTGGTCGCGGCGCTCGACGAGCCGGACAACTACGTCCGCGAGCACGCGCTGCGCGACCAGGGCGAGCACGGTGACTGGCGGCGCGCCACCATGCGGATCTTCGGGTCCCGGCCCGGGGCGTACGGCGCGGGAATTCTGCCTTTGCTCGACAGCCGGAACTGGCGCGACGACGCCGACCTGGCCGAGGTGTACGCGGTGTGGGGCGGCTTCGCCTACGGGCGGGACCTGGACGGGGTGCCGGCCCGCGCGGACATGGAGAACGCGTACCGGCGGATGGACATCGCGGCGAAGAACATCGACACCCGCGAGCACGACATCATGGACTCGGACGACTACTTCCAGTACCACGGCGGCATGATCGCCACGGTGCGGGCGCTGACCGGGAAGGCGCCGGCCGCGTACATCGGTGATTCCACCAACCCGGACGCGACGCGGACCCGCAGCCTGACCGAGGAGACCGCGCGGATCTTCCGCGCCCGGGTGGTCAACCCGCGCTGGATCGCCGCGATGCGCCGGCACGGCTACAAGGGCGCCTTCGAACTGGCCGCGACGGTCGACTACCTCTTCGGGTACGACGCGACCGCCGGTGTCGTCACCGACTGGATGTACGAGCAGGTCGCCGCGACCTACGCGCTGGACGCGGAGAACCAGGAGTTCATGAAGCGGTCGAACCCGTGGGCGCTGCACGGCATCACCGAGCGCCTGCTGGAGGCGGCCGAGCGCAAGCTCTGGGACTCCCCGTCGCCGGACACCCTGACCGCGCTCCAGCAGCTCTACCTCGAGACCGAGGGCGATCTGGAGGATGGTCCGGCTTAG
- a CDS encoding precorrin-3B synthase — MTHLRQSDTDACPGALRLHTAADGLLARVRLPGGLLSGAQLRSLRELAEAFGDGRLELTSRANLQLRGLRQDRAETLASRLRAAGLLPSHTHDSVRNIAAPPLADARLRRWVGELDAAICADPELAALPGKFLFGIGQVPLAADVAAVPVALSGEFALRFGGHDTGLRVAAERVVEALVTAGHAFLAERSAQREPAPQPSAQPEPSPQRAPSAQREPAAQPEPSAQRGGSAWRLRELADGPARVSARVAAALGVTPVGVPAVAAVEVVEPGALVGVVTGNGHFAAGALVPLGRLEGVQAKVLEDAERLVVTPWRGVLVPDLAEGAAAAWTDRMAAAGLVVTATSRWSGVTACAGRPGCAKSLADVRADADRATRFGDGLPVHWVGCDRACGSPSGPHVRVEATAPGQEAASDAGQDMASDAGAGRGAANGAGYVVTRRAADGAVVGNGVLSGTDHALEELVAGARRA; from the coding sequence GTGACGCACCTTCGGCAGTCGGACACCGACGCCTGCCCCGGCGCGCTGCGGTTGCACACCGCGGCGGACGGGTTGCTGGCGCGGGTCAGGCTGCCCGGCGGTCTGCTGAGCGGGGCCCAGCTGCGCTCGCTGCGCGAGCTCGCCGAGGCGTTCGGCGACGGGCGCCTGGAGCTGACCTCGCGGGCCAATCTGCAGCTCAGAGGCCTGCGGCAAGACCGGGCGGAGACCTTGGCGAGTCGCTTGCGCGCCGCCGGGCTGCTGCCGTCGCACACCCACGATTCGGTACGGAACATTGCCGCGCCCCCGCTGGCCGACGCGCGCCTGCGTCGCTGGGTCGGCGAGCTGGACGCGGCGATCTGCGCCGATCCGGAGCTGGCCGCCCTGCCGGGAAAGTTCCTCTTCGGGATCGGCCAGGTGCCCCTCGCCGCCGACGTCGCCGCGGTCCCGGTCGCCCTCTCCGGTGAGTTCGCCCTGCGGTTCGGCGGCCACGACACCGGCCTGCGGGTGGCGGCCGAGCGGGTGGTCGAGGCGCTGGTCACGGCTGGGCACGCGTTCCTGGCCGAGCGCTCGGCGCAGCGCGAGCCCGCCCCGCAGCCCTCCGCACAGCCCGAGCCCTCCCCACAGCGCGCGCCCTCCGCACAGCGCGAACCGGCAGCGCAGCCCGAGCCTTCAGCGCAGCGTGGCGGGTCTGCGTGGCGGCTGCGGGAGCTCGCTGACGGGCCGGCGCGGGTCTCGGCCCGGGTGGCGGCGGCGCTGGGCGTGACGCCGGTCGGCGTGCCGGCCGTGGCGGCGGTCGAGGTGGTGGAGCCCGGAGCACTGGTCGGCGTCGTGACCGGAAATGGTCACTTCGCTGCCGGGGCGTTGGTGCCGCTGGGGCGGCTCGAGGGCGTACAGGCGAAGGTTTTGGAGGACGCGGAGCGTCTGGTTGTCACGCCTTGGCGTGGGGTTCTGGTGCCGGATCTGGCCGAGGGCGCGGCAGCGGCCTGGACCGACCGGATGGCCGCGGCCGGGCTGGTGGTGACGGCTACCTCGCGGTGGAGCGGGGTGACCGCGTGCGCCGGCCGGCCCGGCTGCGCGAAATCCCTGGCGGACGTGCGTGCCGATGCCGACAGGGCGACCCGGTTCGGGGACGGGCTGCCGGTGCACTGGGTCGGTTGCGACCGAGCCTGCGGAAGCCCGTCGGGCCCCCACGTCCGGGTCGAGGCAACCGCCCCGGGCCAGGAAGCGGCGAGCGACGCGGGCCAGGACATGGCGAGCGACGCAGGCGCGGGCCGGGGCGCGGCGAACGGCGCGGGTTATGTGGTGACGCGGCGCGCGGCGGACGGCGCGGTGGTCGGGAACGGCGTGCTGTCCGGGACCGACCATGCGCTGGAGGAACTGGTGGCGGGGGCGAGGAGAGCCTGA
- a CDS encoding precorrin-8X methylmutase — MMEYERNGAEIYRRSFATIRAEADLVGLPEDVARVVVRMIHACGMVDLVRDVRFSPGVATAARKALLGGAPILCDAEMVASGVTRARLPAGNEVICTLRDPSVPGIAARIGNTRSAAAMDLWGDRLGGAVVAIGNAPTALFRLLEMIAAGAPRPAAVLGIPVGFIGAAESKEALAESGLEYLIVRGRRGGSAMTAAAVNALATETE; from the coding sequence CTGATGGAGTACGAACGGAACGGCGCGGAGATCTATCGACGATCGTTCGCCACCATCCGGGCCGAAGCGGATCTCGTCGGTCTGCCCGAGGACGTGGCGCGCGTCGTGGTCCGGATGATCCACGCCTGCGGGATGGTCGACCTGGTGCGCGACGTCCGGTTCAGCCCGGGCGTGGCGACCGCGGCCCGGAAGGCGCTGCTCGGCGGCGCCCCGATCCTGTGCGACGCGGAGATGGTCGCGTCCGGGGTGACCCGCGCCCGGCTGCCGGCCGGCAACGAGGTGATCTGCACGCTGCGCGACCCGTCCGTGCCGGGGATCGCCGCCCGGATCGGCAACACCCGCAGCGCGGCGGCGATGGACCTGTGGGGCGATCGGCTCGGCGGCGCGGTGGTGGCCATCGGGAACGCGCCGACCGCCCTGTTCCGGCTGCTGGAGATGATCGCGGCGGGGGCGCCGCGGCCGGCCGCCGTGCTGGGCATCCCGGTCGGCTTCATCGGGGCGGCGGAGTCCAAGGAGGCGCTCGCCGAGTCCGGCCTGGAGTACCTGATCGTGCGCGGGCGGCGGGGCGGCAGCGCGATGACGGCGGCCGCGGTGAACGCGCTCGCCACCGAGACCGAATAA
- a CDS encoding precorrin-2 C(20)-methyltransferase — translation MTNDVVAGRLYGVGLGPGDPELVTVKAARLIAAADVVAYHAARHGRSNARAIAAGYLRDDQVEEALIYPVTTETTDHPGGYQGAIDEFYEQAAARLAAHLDAGRDVVVLAEGDPFFYGSYMHMHKRLAHRYETTVVPGVTSVSAASAVLGRPLMERDEVLTVLPGTLPPDELARRLAATDSAAVMKLGRTFEGVRSALAAAGRLDDAFYVERATMAAERVGRLSEIDPATVPYFSLALLPSPAATAYLEGTPPPAHDGGVTVIGLGPGASGWLTPEARAALAEADDVVGYQTYVDRVPVDPRQVRHASDNKVEAERAAFALDLARRGRRVAVVSSGDPGVFAMAAAVLEVADDPEWKDVPIRIVPGLTAAQAVASRAGAPLGHDFCVMSLSDRLKPWSIIETRLAGAAAADLVIAIYNPASQTRKEQLVRAREVLLEHRDAATPVVVGRDVGGPAESVRITTLGELDPATVDMRCLLIVGSSQTKAVTRANGQTIVYTPRHYPVA, via the coding sequence ATGACGAACGACGTGGTTGCCGGGCGGCTCTACGGGGTCGGGCTCGGCCCCGGCGACCCGGAGCTGGTCACGGTCAAGGCCGCCCGGCTGATCGCGGCCGCCGACGTGGTGGCCTACCACGCGGCCCGGCACGGGCGGAGCAACGCCCGCGCGATCGCCGCCGGCTACCTGCGGGACGATCAGGTCGAGGAGGCGCTGATCTACCCGGTGACCACCGAGACCACCGACCATCCGGGCGGGTATCAGGGCGCGATCGACGAGTTCTACGAGCAGGCCGCGGCCCGTCTCGCCGCGCATCTGGACGCCGGCCGGGACGTGGTGGTGCTGGCCGAGGGCGACCCGTTCTTCTACGGGTCCTACATGCACATGCACAAGCGGCTCGCGCACCGCTACGAGACGACTGTCGTCCCCGGCGTCACGAGTGTCAGCGCCGCCTCCGCGGTGCTCGGCCGCCCGCTGATGGAGCGCGACGAGGTGCTCACCGTGCTGCCCGGCACGCTGCCGCCGGACGAGCTGGCCCGCCGGCTCGCGGCGACCGACTCGGCCGCCGTGATGAAGCTGGGCCGGACGTTCGAGGGGGTCCGGTCGGCGCTGGCGGCGGCCGGGCGGCTGGACGACGCGTTCTACGTGGAGCGCGCGACGATGGCCGCCGAGCGGGTCGGCCGGTTGTCCGAGATCGATCCGGCGACTGTGCCGTACTTCTCGCTGGCCCTGCTGCCCAGTCCGGCGGCGACGGCGTACCTCGAGGGCACCCCGCCACCGGCGCATGACGGCGGGGTGACCGTGATCGGGCTCGGCCCGGGCGCGTCCGGCTGGCTCACCCCGGAGGCGCGCGCGGCGCTGGCCGAGGCCGACGACGTGGTCGGTTATCAGACCTACGTGGACCGGGTGCCGGTCGACCCGCGGCAGGTCCGGCACGCCTCGGACAACAAGGTCGAGGCCGAGCGGGCCGCGTTCGCGCTGGATCTGGCGCGGCGGGGCCGGCGGGTGGCGGTGGTCTCGTCCGGTGACCCGGGCGTGTTCGCGATGGCCGCCGCCGTGCTGGAGGTCGCCGACGACCCGGAGTGGAAGGACGTGCCGATCCGGATCGTGCCGGGTCTGACCGCGGCCCAGGCGGTGGCGAGTCGCGCCGGCGCGCCGCTGGGTCACGACTTCTGCGTCATGTCCCTCTCCGACCGGCTGAAACCGTGGTCGATCATCGAGACCCGGCTGGCCGGCGCGGCCGCCGCGGACCTGGTCATCGCGATCTACAACCCGGCCTCGCAGACCCGCAAGGAGCAGCTGGTCCGGGCCCGCGAGGTGCTGCTCGAGCACCGCGACGCGGCCACCCCGGTGGTGGTCGGGCGGGACGTCGGCGGCCCGGCCGAGTCGGTGCGGATCACCACGCTCGGCGAGCTGGACCCGGCGACCGTCGACATGCGCTGCCTGCTGATCGTCGGCTCGTCCCAGACAAAGGCCGTGACCAGGGCAAACGGTCAGACAATCGTGTACACGCCGCGGCACTACCCGGTCGCATAG
- a CDS encoding cellulase family glycosylhydrolase: protein MSLAGRRAAILASSLLLSLLAQSGAASAAKKPVPAPAKKPSTATTVKKAAVPTLAGRLAAVQAAKTINYYPSNAGWSAMWTNFDAAKIEADLTKAKALGADNVRVIIFPTAFGYPAPKADYAAKLAKFVSIADGEGLTVKLTLFDWWEGYTDTAGSAAWAKAVLAPYAADPRVLSVEVQNEFDPTDARAVTWVKKIIPALRAAVPAMPLTLSVSGTTGPNGLAQIRTALSATPVDYLDFHFYGNSERALAEIRKAQTAAGSYPIVIGETGLSTASGSEGNQAAYLARVFAAAKVAGVGSVAPWTLSDFSTGAIPANSAVSRIPAQYKFGLYRADGSAKAAVAVVKTYWAGQTPANSVLDLGFEGSTSNSPWGPYLADEGAAERVTGMARTGAGSIRFNGTSRTDTGLPSLRTSPVTPVQPGYRWHAEAWAKGQNLTGTTEIALSWFDANDKWLGQSQSKPLPTGTTGWTKLTVDATAPAGAASVQLHLKSGDNKGTAWFDDVAVS, encoded by the coding sequence ATGTCTCTCGCCGGTCGTCGTGCCGCCATCCTTGCCTCCTCACTTCTTCTTTCGCTCCTCGCGCAGAGCGGTGCCGCCTCCGCGGCGAAGAAGCCCGTGCCGGCGCCGGCGAAGAAGCCCAGCACCGCGACCACGGTGAAGAAGGCGGCCGTGCCCACCCTGGCCGGCCGGCTGGCCGCCGTGCAGGCGGCCAAGACGATCAACTACTACCCGTCGAACGCGGGCTGGTCGGCGATGTGGACCAACTTCGACGCCGCGAAGATCGAGGCGGACCTGACCAAGGCGAAGGCCCTGGGCGCCGACAACGTACGGGTGATCATCTTCCCGACGGCGTTCGGCTATCCGGCGCCGAAGGCCGACTACGCCGCGAAGCTGGCCAAGTTCGTCAGCATCGCGGACGGCGAGGGCCTGACCGTGAAGCTGACCCTGTTCGACTGGTGGGAGGGTTACACCGACACGGCCGGCAGCGCGGCGTGGGCGAAGGCGGTGCTGGCGCCGTACGCGGCCGACCCGCGGGTGCTCTCGGTCGAGGTGCAGAACGAGTTCGATCCGACCGACGCCCGCGCGGTCACCTGGGTCAAGAAGATCATCCCGGCGCTCCGGGCGGCCGTCCCGGCGATGCCGCTGACCCTGTCGGTCTCCGGCACCACCGGCCCGAACGGGCTGGCGCAGATCCGTACCGCGCTGTCCGCCACCCCGGTCGACTACCTGGACTTCCACTTCTACGGCAACTCGGAGCGGGCGCTCGCCGAGATCCGCAAGGCGCAGACCGCGGCCGGCTCCTACCCGATCGTGATCGGCGAGACCGGCCTGAGCACGGCGTCCGGCAGCGAGGGCAACCAGGCCGCGTACCTGGCCCGGGTGTTCGCCGCGGCGAAGGTCGCCGGGGTCGGCTCGGTCGCCCCGTGGACGCTGTCCGACTTCAGCACCGGCGCGATCCCGGCCAACTCGGCGGTCTCCCGGATCCCGGCGCAGTACAAGTTCGGCCTGTACCGGGCGGACGGTTCGGCGAAGGCCGCGGTCGCCGTGGTGAAGACGTACTGGGCCGGCCAGACTCCCGCGAACAGCGTGCTGGACCTGGGCTTCGAGGGCTCCACGAGTAACTCGCCGTGGGGGCCCTACCTGGCCGACGAGGGCGCCGCCGAGCGGGTCACCGGCATGGCCCGCACCGGCGCCGGCTCGATCCGGTTCAACGGCACGAGCCGGACCGACACCGGTCTGCCGTCGCTGCGGACCTCCCCGGTCACCCCGGTGCAGCCGGGCTACCGCTGGCACGCCGAGGCGTGGGCCAAGGGCCAGAACCTGACCGGCACCACCGAGATCGCGCTGAGCTGGTTCGACGCCAACGACAAGTGGCTGGGCCAGAGTCAGTCGAAGCCGCTGCCGACCGGCACCACCGGCTGGACGAAGCTGACCGTGGACGCGACCGCCCCGGCGGGGGCGGCCAGCGTCCAGCTTCACCTCAAGTCGGGCGACAACAAGGGCACCGCCTGGTTCGACGACGTGGCGGTGTCCTGA